The following DNA comes from Gopherus flavomarginatus isolate rGopFla2 chromosome 5, rGopFla2.mat.asm, whole genome shotgun sequence.
ACAGCATGAGGAGGTGCTTGGTTATGGATGCCCCTATGAGTGGCCTTGAGCGGGCAAACTCAGAGGTTAACAGATGGTGGGTCAATGGCCTGGGTAGTTGGCACTCAGGAGAGGTACAGAAGAGGGTGACAGTTGTTGGGTCTTGGGAACAAAGGCTTACTCTGAAATGACCTGTCAAAAAGCCTGACAAAGGTAGACCACACTACCTCTCAAGATAAACTGCCTCCTCTAAATAAGCATGCAGGAAATACTGTCTGGTTGGTGACATAAAAATGCTCCACAAAACATGCAAATTACTGAGTATTAGAAACTGCATTGGCTGCTAGCGCCATGCTGCAAAGACTCCTTCATGGGAGCAAACAGCTAAATCACAGATAGCTTCACAGTAAAATCTACATTCACAATACTAATAGGTTTCTAGTGTTAACAAATTATACACAATTATAAGCTCTTAAAATGCAACATACTTATCAAGCAGTTGCAGATAATGAAACATTATCAGCTATCAATAATTTGTTGGCACTTTCACTTTTTGTTTATAAAATTTCCAATACACTGTACCACAGTTGTGTGTCTAAACAGTGAGGATGTTAATGGAGTAATGACTGTTCTACTGGCCAGGCGATGGGATCAGTAGTGATTTCAGTGCTTAAAAACAAATGTACAAACCTCAGTTAGAGGTGGAACTCCATGTGAGAACTtttgttgaacttacaaatggtGAAGAATGGGCCATGGCCAGCATGCAGCATTATTTCCATTGTCTAGTTCAGATGGAGAACAGGTGCTTTTATTGATCTGTAAACTTACCAATATCATTTTCCACAGTTTtaacctttttaaatattttacagtGCTTTTATGCAACTATATTGCTTTTtgataattttaaattttaaaacttattttcaaaatattgttTCCTACTTCACTGTGCCCTAAGCAGGAAGTAAGACTGACATGACAGTGCTTTGGCCTCACTCCATTTTAGGTCACTGACCCCACCATACCCAACCTAACAGTAGTTAATTTAGTGTTATCTAGAACTAATACTGAAAATTATAAGCATATCCCTGTCTACATTCAATCATTAAACTACAATAATGCTGGTAAAATGGCAGGCTTAAATCTTACACTAGAAACACCTCTGACAAATATACACAAGCAAAGAATAGAGAACAAAACAGATCAAGAAAAAATTCTTTCTATGAAACATCTGGTAAAACACATTATATTTACATATACACATTGTCAACATAGTCGCATTCATTTGCATAATTATATATTAATAACAGAAAAACTTCACTTCTGCAAAGTACAGTACATCCTTCTTGAAAATAGGGTAAGGAGGGGTTAAAACAATCTAATGTTTAACAAGGGCACTCAACCCACTTTCTGTGGATTGGCAGCCCGAACTCCTTGCTCATATGTGATCCGTTGTGTAATTAAATACTGTGCGGCCTGGGTTGCAGCTGGTGTTCCAGTAATGGTTACCTTGCGATTTCTTGTGCCAGGAACGAATTCTCCTTTTTTGGAGATCTGTATCCTTGCACCAGTCAACTCCTGGTATTCAACTAATGTTTTCCCTCCTTTTCCAAGAATTGCACCAACTAAGTTTTCTGGCACTGCTATTTCAACTACATCCTTTGATCCATCTGTGGATTTTTCTGTTCCTAGGATGGCACTGGCAGCTAGGGGAGAAGCAGCTCCAAAATATCCATTAgttgcagcagtagcagcagccaggCTACCTAATGCAAATGTCCCCGCCGTACCACCAGCTGTGCTGCCACTGGCTGAGGCTTCACTCGCATAGGTGGCCAATaaattggctgctgctgctgctgggttggcactggcagctgctgcagccaAAGCCCCTGTAGCTGCTGCCTGACTTAGGCCTAAACCTAATGTATTGAGATTATATCCATAGCTGGCTAATGTATTAAGTGcagaggtgatggccaccaggtcATTGCCTGTAAAGCCAGATAAAACTGCTGGAAAGGCTGCCACTCCAGCAAGGTTAGCATGTCCTAatagccctgcagcagctgcagctgttgGTAACACTTCAGCAGTGTTTGCATAAGGAGATCCGGTTGGATTGGAATTGGCCACTGGACCTGTGACATTGGCATAACTGATATTGAGACAGCTGCCACTCTGTGGATCCTCTTGTATCTTCTGGATGATAAGTTCAACAGCTTTTCGGTTTT
Coding sequences within:
- the NOVA1 gene encoding RNA-binding protein Nova-1 isoform X3; the encoded protein is MHRGREDGQYFLKVLIPSYAAGSIIGKGGQTIVQLQKETGATIKLSKSKDFYPGTTERVCLIQGTVEALNAVHGFIAEKIREMPQNVAKTEPVSILQPQTTVNPDRIKQTLPSSPTTTKSSPSDPMTTSRANQVKIIVPNSTAGLIIGKGGATVKAIMEQSGAWVQLSQKPDGINLQERVVTVSGEPEQNRKAVELIIQKIQEDPQSGSCLNISYANVTGPVANSNPTGSPYANTAEVLPTAAAAAGLLGHANLAGVAAFPAVLSGFTGNDLVAITSALNTLASYGYNLNTLGLGLSQAAATGALAAAAASANPAAAAANLLATYASEASASGSTAGGTAGTFALGSLAAATAATNGYFGAASPLAASAILGTEKSTDGSKDVVEIAVPENLVGAILGKGGKTLVEYQELTGARIQISKKGEFVPGTRNRKVTITGTPAATQAAQYLITQRITYEQGVRAANPQKVG
- the NOVA1 gene encoding RNA-binding protein Nova-1 isoform X2, with product MMAAAPIQQNGTHTGVPIDLDPPDSRKRPLEAPPEAGSTKRTNTGEDGQYFLKVLIPSYAAGSIIGKGGQTIVQLQKETGATIKLSKSKDFYPGTTERVCLIQGTVEALNAVHGFIAEKIREMPQNVAKTEPVSILQPQTTVNPDRIKQVKIIVPNSTAGLIIGKGGATVKAIMEQSGAWVQLSQKPDGINLQERVVTVSGEPEQNRKAVELIIQKIQEDPQSGSCLNISYANVTGPVANSNPTGSPYANTAEVLPTAAAAAGLLGHANLAGVAAFPAVLSGFTGNDLVAITSALNTLASYGYNLNTLGLGLSQAAATGALAAAAASANPAAAAANLLATYASEASASGSTAGGTAGTFALGSLAAATAATNGYFGAASPLAASAILGTEKSTDGSKDVVEIAVPENLVGAILGKGGKTLVEYQELTGARIQISKKGEFVPGTRNRKVTITGTPAATQAAQYLITQRITYEQGVRAANPQKVG
- the NOVA1 gene encoding RNA-binding protein Nova-1 isoform X1, whose protein sequence is MMAAAPIQQNGTHTGVPIDLDPPDSRKRPLEAPPEAGSTKRTNTGEDGQYFLKVLIPSYAAGSIIGKGGQTIVQLQKETGATIKLSKSKDFYPGTTERVCLIQGTVEALNAVHGFIAEKIREMPQNVAKTEPVSILQPQTTVNPDRIKQTLPSSPTTTKSSPSDPMTTSRANQVKIIVPNSTAGLIIGKGGATVKAIMEQSGAWVQLSQKPDGINLQERVVTVSGEPEQNRKAVELIIQKIQEDPQSGSCLNISYANVTGPVANSNPTGSPYANTAEVLPTAAAAAGLLGHANLAGVAAFPAVLSGFTGNDLVAITSALNTLASYGYNLNTLGLGLSQAAATGALAAAAASANPAAAAANLLATYASEASASGSTAGGTAGTFALGSLAAATAATNGYFGAASPLAASAILGTEKSTDGSKDVVEIAVPENLVGAILGKGGKTLVEYQELTGARIQISKKGEFVPGTRNRKVTITGTPAATQAAQYLITQRITYEQGVRAANPQKVG